One Papaver somniferum cultivar HN1 chromosome 10, ASM357369v1, whole genome shotgun sequence genomic window carries:
- the LOC113315743 gene encoding glutamic acid-rich protein-like, which translates to MVSSSSDYSSSSSEEDSRTSTAKMRANTDHAKKVINSMPLDKLKAARDELLKRKAKEEAITEYREKRRRIQRKTHEAQERLRSRPYGVASDSYAEEEEPVWEPVERKSRPYPPHRETEQQVKDDLQAECDEEDYWYAINGDLVEEEFSSSDSDSEKESEEDSSENDDDDESDDSDN; encoded by the coding sequence ATGGTGTCTTCCAGCAGTGATTATTCTTCCAGCTCTTCTGAGGAGGATTCTAGGACTTCTACAGCCAAAATGCGTGCCAATACAGATCATGCTAAGAAGGTGATAAATAGCATGCCCCTCGATAAGTTGAAAGCTGCTCGTGATGAGCTCTTGAAGAGGAAAGCCAAGGAGGAGGCAATTACTGAGTATCGAGAGAAGAGACGCAGAATTCAGCGGAAAACACATGAAGCACAGGAGAGACTCCGATCCCGTCCTTATGGTGTAGCCTCAGACTCATATGCTGAAGAAGAGGAACCTGTATGGGAGCCGGTGGAACGCAAAAGTAGGCCATATCCACCACACAGGGAGACTGAGCAGCAGGTCAAGGATGATCTTCAAGCTGAATGTGACGAAGAGGACTACTGGTATGCAATAAATGGTGATCTTGTCGAGGAAGAGTTCTCTAGTTCAGACAGTGATTCTGAGAAAGAGTCTGAAGAGGATTCTTCagagaatgatgatgatgacgaatcGGATGACTCCGACAATTAG